In the Arachis ipaensis cultivar K30076 chromosome B10, Araip1.1, whole genome shotgun sequence genome, one interval contains:
- the LOC110268497 gene encoding uncharacterized protein LOC110268497, translating into MVRSDQFKIGHRIRCALFGEYVDELNRFLSSEYAEQPVVVLQLAKVKVFRGRVGLQNVMFASKFEFNLDIPEVVAFRKSSIPHGVSTSQPIGIVRSEKNIGIEEDFMKLTPKCTVKSLDDNNQAEIFVVLAKIAEIVEDDPWWYSACVCGKVKVLVEDSTGVSIFVLFDREASYLLNKTCAQLFEQHLKDVDVVFGTQSPPIFQEIVGKTMLFKVLSRPVGMKKFKGTYPVRRVCDDAAIVGMFELSGSDLSPKKAGFLPKREG; encoded by the exons ATGGTGAGGAGTGACCAATTTAAGATCGG TCATAGGATTCGGTGTGCCTTATTTGGTGAATATGTTGATGAACTTAATCGATTTCTGTCTTCTGAGTATGCTGAACAGCCAGTTGTAGTTTTACAACTTGCCAAAGTTAAGGTATTTAGAG gtAGAGTTGGACTTCAAAATGTTATGTTTGCATCAAAGTTTGAATTTAATCTTGACATCCCAGAGGTGGTAGCTTTTCGGAAAAG TTCTATTCCACATGGAGTTAGTACATCCCAACCCATTGGCATTGTTAGATCTGAAAAAAATATCGGAATAGAAGAAGATTTTATGAAGCTCACACCTAAGTGTACTGTAAAGTCGCTTGATGATAACAACCAG GCTGAAATTTTTGTTGTACTAGCGAAGATAGCTGAAATAGTTGAGGATGATCCTTGGTGGtactctgcttgtgtgtgtgGCAAAG TGAAGGTGTTGGTTGAGGATTCCACTGGTGTTTCTATTTTTGTCCTCTTTGATCGTGAGGCAAGTTACCTACTGAATAAGACTTGTGCCCAGCTGTTTGAACAACATCTTAAGGATGTTGAT GTTGTGTTTGGCACACAGTCTCCTCCTATATTCCAAGAAATTGTTGGAAAAACTATGCTGTTCAAGGTTCTTAGTAGGCCTGTTGGGATGAAAAAATTCAAAGGGACTTATCCAGTGAGGCGTGTTTGTGATGATGCTGCAATAGTTGGAATGTTTGAGCTCTCTGGTTCAGATTTGAGTCCTAAAAAG GCTGGATTTTTACCAAAAAGAGAGGGATAA
- the LOC107622993 gene encoding uncharacterized protein LOC107622993: MDSSSISSNDVVSKESMVDPFLVEALQNPRHRLTILRMELDIQRFLNNADQQHFEFPHFPSSYLRLAAHRVAQHYGMQTMVQDTGLDGQGSKILVRKLAESKYPVVRLSEIPAKQLENDKSEHKKIVIRPRPSKTSLNEASEAGTKGNTLRSVEERKEEYDRARARIFSSSRSFDSGDTSSPVPTDVKNSLITKDENEASKIPMADPERCNSVRDISSTRVAILRDREKDRSDPDYDRSYGRYARNMPTSAVNMVVPFNLPKAQPSFAQYDATFNQLGQMPQTQASLGYGPPSSPMMNPFAANGLTQTARDVAYVQWPSAAMMYAHSYDQFRHAVFQAPFGQQPLSFDYSQNY; encoded by the exons ATGGATTCATCGTCTATTTCCAGCAACGACGTCGTTTCGAAGGAGTCAATGGTTGACCCCTTCTTGGTGGAGGCTCTCCAGAACCCTCGCCACCGTCTCACCA TCTTGCGAATGGAGCTGGATATCCAGAGGTTTCTAAACAATGCTGATCAGCAGCATTTTGAGTTCCCACATTTCCCTTCGTCCTATCTCAGATTGGCTGCACACAGAGTTGCTCAACACTATGGTATGCAGACAATGGTTCAGGACACTGGCTTAGATGGCCAGGGAAGTAAAATTCTGGTGAGAAAGTTAGCAGAAAGCAAGTATCCTGTGGTTCGCTTATCTGAAATACCTGCTAAGCAGTTGGAAAATGATAAATCGGAGCACAAAAAAATTGTCATTAGACCTAGGCCTTCTAAAACTAGTTTAAATGAAGCCAGTGAAGCTGGGACAAAAGGAAACACACTGAGAAGTGTGGAAGAGAGAAAGGAGGAATATGATCGGGCTCGAGCACGTATTTTCAGTAGCTCTAGAAGCTTCGACTCAGGGGATACATCATCACCAGTCCCCACAGATGTAAAAAATTCTCTCATCACTAAGGATGAGAATGAAGCTAGCAAGATCCCAATGGCTGATCCAGAAAGATGCAACAGTGTCAGGGACATTAGTTCTACCCGAGTTGCCATTTTGCGAGATAGGGAAAAGGATCGTAGTGATCCAGATTATGATCGTAGCTATGGAAG GTATGCCAGGAATATGCCGACATCTGCTGTTAACATGGTGGTGCCTTTCAATTTGCCAAAAGCTCAACCTTCATTTGCTCAATATGATGCTACTTTTAATCAGTTGGGCCAGATGCCACAAACTCAGGCTTCACTTGGCTACGGTCCTCCATCAAGCCCAATGATGAATCCTTTTGCTGCCAATGGATTAACTCAGACAGCTAGGGATGTTGCTTATGTACAATGGCCAAGTGCTGCAATGATGTATGCACATTCATATGACCAATTTAGGCATGCTGTTTTCCAG GCTCCGTTTGGTCAACAGCCGTTGAGCTTTGACTATTCACAAAACTACTAG